The sequence TCATCCCAAAcaagtaaaattttatttttcaattacaaagCTGACATAAGAATAACCTTTATGAGTTTTGTACATTCTTCAGCAGGGGGCCATTCCatggtatttcaattttttttgtcgcggTACCTCACcgattttgattaaaaaaatactgtgtgTTGTAAGTCATGGTTACATAACActgtgaaattttcaaatttttttgatcaGTAGTTGAGCGTGAATTGTCGTTCCAAATTTCCGGTTTTTTGCGGAATCGTAGTGCGGAATTTTCACTAAAACGTAAATAAAACGGCGGCGGATAGAGCAATTGAGATcgaacaaaaaccaaaaaaaggagaaaaaaaaatgcaattttttggtttgtgtcCGAGTCTGATTAGTCATTAGCTAGGTTACGCAATcttcatttaaagaaaaaaactttaatgGCTAATATCTCCATTCTCGAACGGCGAAGCTGATCGCGACTTGCGCCATTCGATAGCCCGTCTTTATGTTTACTTATCCTGTAACAATTTCTCTCCTTCCTATCTTCGTGTTTTAgttatgaattatttaaatttgttcgttTCCCCTATCTTTTAACACAGGGGCCATCGCACCTTACACTTCTCCCAGAGGGGGGCGCGCGCGTCGTTTACAGCTCCCCTAGGTATAGAGATAGGGAAaacgaacaaatttaaataattcataacTAAAACACGAAGATTGGAAGGAGGGAAATTGTTACAGGATAAGTAAACATAAAGACGGGCTATCGAATGGCGCAAGTCGCGATCAGCTTCGCCGTTCGAGAATGGAGATATTAGCcgttaaagtttttttctttaaatgaagATTGCGTAACCTTGCTAATGACTAATCAGACTCGgacacaaaccaaaaaattgcatttttttttctcctttttttggtttttgtccgATCTCAATTGCTCTATCCGCCGCCGTTTTATTTACGTTTTAGTGAAAATTCCGCACTACGATTCCGCAAAAAACCGGAAATTTGGAACGACAATTCACGCTCAACTACtgatcaaaaaaatttgaaaatttcacagTGTTATGTAACCATGACTTACAAcacacagtatttttttaatcaaaatcgGTGAGGTAccgcgacaaaaaaaattgaaataccatGGAATGGCCCCAGGGAGATAGCAGCAGATGACGATGAACAATTGAGGCTTGCACTGGAAATAAGTAATTTACAGATGGAACAGGAAGCCTTGAAGGAAGCCATTTTCCTAAGATTATTgaaccagcagcagagagtcAGGCGGAGCCGTGACGGTCCTAAGCTGAGGCATTGGAACTCAAAAAAGAATCGGGACCCACAAACCACCGGTCTTGATTCAGCCAATGACGTGCCGTATGTAGTAGTTCTCTTTGGTACATTTATAACTTTTTTAAGGGCTACTTTATTGTGCCTTTTTACTATTTTGCCAATTGTTTACGTTCTTTTTGTAGCGTTTAGCATTGCCATCAGCAATTGAATCTCAAATTCTTGGTTGTTTTAATGTCGGGaggaatttcaaatcaaactcGTAACGACCTCACCATGCCACTAGCTAGCAGTCTAGCACATTGTAAAAGCTATGTAATTTCCCCTGACAtcgttattttaaaagaaacatgAAAATGTCAACGAggtgacattttttttgttgaaatagcGATTGGAACTCTGTAGTATTGTTAAACATCACTATACTGGGGATATTTATTCTGTTTAAATCTGTGACCTGTTTCTTCCTGCTTGttaaacatatttttaaatttagaaaattggcTTTGGTCGTCCCATCATGTTATCTTCCAATTCTCCATTTTCCTTAGAAGGGTGAGCGTATTTCTCAAATATGATGTTTGATTTTGTAATTATTGGAAGAATAATCAATCAACGAAAATTGGCTTTACAACTTTCTTCTAGATCAAATTTGGATTTTCCCGCTTTTTCTTTGCCCTTCTATTTCTTATGTTAAATGTTAATTCTTATTCATAGATGGCCCTTCCAAACAGTGTTTACAGTGAAAACCCACTGTTCAAACTGATGCATTGGCtagtttgttttgattttttgatagGATTTAGTAGGTTTTTATTCTAAATAGTTCGTTAACATATAGCAGGGTAATGGCTTACTACTTAAGTTTTACAGGATTCACCGACAGATTTCTATATTTTGGATTGAATAATGTGAACtgaaaaattaaggaaaaagataacactttaaaaaaattgtcattgcTATTAATGTTTGCAGCCGATGAGAGCCAGAAGAGCGTTTTTATAATCACCTGACGTATCATCCTGTAATTAGCATAGAAGTAGGTTAAATAATATGTTCTGTTTTAATGAATGTTTATCGATATTATTTGGAATTATAGGTACTTACCGCCACATCCGCTTGAAGACTCCGGCAGAATTTGTTCTGGTATTCTTGCTTAATATTTCCCATGTCAACGTCGCAATGGCTCACGATATTGCGGATAAGGCTGCGACTACAACGTGCAACAACATTTCGTCTCAAACTCAAgtaatttacttaattaatctaacaattcaaattgattttactCGTTGGTGCCCAGTCCTTTCATGGAATCGTAGAGTCGCTGAGCGATGTATCCTTGTCGGTTTTGGGCACATTGTACTGCATCACGTATGTAATATTATTAATATGTGAAAGCCAATTAACTGATAAAAAACATTGACTCTTACGTATTCCTAGTAAAACCTTTTCGGCATTGCCTGAGAATTCACTCGCAATGGCCTTTTCCAAACTGTGGCCATAATTCGCCAAATACAGGGTCATGACATGGCGCAAATGAGCCCAACTGCGAGTGCAAATGATGGAATTAAAAGTACTTTCATCCGTACCCAGTCGACCTTCTcctatatcaaaatgaaacaacTTTATGTGCGTCTACGGAATAATAATCTAAGGTAATTTGTTGTTTACCTGCGTCGTATAAACGTAGGATATCTGATTTGGCTTTATCTTCATCAATTTCCATTTCGTTCTCATCCCGGTTACCCtgtgaaaaattataattttaaatgtgAACATTAAATAGGTGAATGTTTCATGCCTGGGCCAGTGAAACGCAAATCATTTTGAAGGTGCCGGAAGTGTCTCCCACAATGTCCTTTTCCATGGGACGGCCGTAAGCTGAAATCCGgtaaaaacaacaattcaaattcaattgttaaaacaaataaatgaatgaaCGCGATTGTGTTTTATACTGAGCAGGTAGGACTTGTTGATTTCTCGCATCTCCTGATTAGTGCGACTGCAAAGGATTTCAATCAACGTGTTTTCGTTGGTCCCCAATCCGGCCATGGCTTCGCGCATTTCACGGGCCAAGAAATTGGCCGTCGATAGGCAGAGGGCGACCATAACCCGTTCGAAATTGCGACTCAATTCACTTCTCAATTTCGACTCCAAATCCTACGAGTGATGGTAAATATAAACATAATagatttgtttaaaataaatgttttaatgaTTTCAACCTTTCCATAGCCGGACTTGTAGGCCTGCGTGATTGAAACGCGCTGGTCGTTGCTGCGATGGCACAGAATGTTGATCAGGGCCTTTTCATCGGTGCCCATACCTTTCATGGCCTTATGGAGAGCATCGGCGTCGGCTCTCGCATCAAACAGCGCAGCCGGAAGCACGGTGGGAACATACTAAATGAATTGACGCTACTGTGGAAACTATGGATGTAAGTTtcgattgaatttgatttaccCGTTCGGCTTTTTGCGGTGCCATTGGTTGTTGAGGATAATTCTGATGCTGCCAAATGGGCGTCGTATTGGCAGCTATTTGATAGAAATTATTGGCAGCCATTGCACAGTATACCTGGATAAAATTTGATTCGATAACGCAGCAGAGACACTGGTTGTTGCACAGCAGTCGATTCGTATGTTTAGGGATGTACTAAAAATAGGCCCAGTAATCTTGGATGGAAAGGGCGTGCTAGCTGTGCCAACTGATCTTACTTGTTCCCCTATTGGCTGTCGAATAAAAGACCTTAGACCTGAACCGCAAACTTCCCTTTTTCGTCACTCCAAATCTACAATCCATTCCGGGATTCATGTTGTTGGGTTTTTACGCATGTAGAAATAAgctatcatcatttgttgattttttactTATAACATTGATTTAACTGAGTTGGTGAGCCGCAAGAGGATGTGttggtttaatttgaattcaaatttttttttttaatttatttatcatCATTGGATAGACACAGTACATAGTATACTAGTTACCACAAGTACattttatagttttttttttcagcctgTCTTCATGTTATAATCTACCACATTGTAAAAATTTCGTTTATCATTTAAAACTAGGAATTCCCAACTGATGCACTGATGCACTGCTGCAGCATATAAATCTATTCAACGCTAGCTGGCGAATCGGTATTCCATGAACATGACTCGCAGGTTGACCATCGTTTTGGTCGTCCTCTTTGGACTGTTGGCCCTGGCATCGTCTGGGCCATCACCCGTAGATGACACCAACTCGGTCGCCATTGAAGAAGAACttgccagagcattccaggtGGCCAGATCCAACGATGTAACCGACGTTGCTGGGTACAGGCAATCGAGGAACCAGGAGCAAGAAACTTCCgtaagtttcaaatttatattttctagAGTTTAAATGATGATTTGAATCAAtcatttctttgttatttattcaGGAACAAACCGAAGAAGAACCGCCacgcaagaaaaataaaaaatctaagCGCAGGAAGTGGAGGAAGaggtttaaaaatttgtttagcaAAGGTGCAAAATGGTACCTAAAGATTAATGATCGCACGCGCCAAACCAAATAAGGCCACCAATAATCTCTAGATGATTATTCGTCGCACCGCACGAATTTTGGAAccaattgaaacattttttttaaaatttgctagTCATTTGATACCGAGTGAGTCTAAATGAACTATTGTGCTCTGTATAGTGAAATTGATTGCAATGACTATATTGCATTCATATTGCACCGGTAAATGTGGCATAAACATAATTTGGCAAATACAAAACCCAATAGCAAATCATTTGGACCCTCGTTTTTCAAACTGAATCATTAATGAATACAACTCATGTcatattcaaatgaaaatgattgatTAGGCTATGCAGTTTATATATAGAccaatatttcgaaatcgacACGTGTGCAGTAAACAGGGGAAGGGAAGCTCTAGTTTGCAACTGACGATTCGATTGGCTGCTGAGAATAATCGCGGTTAACCCATAACTTCCCTTTTTCAACTTATAATCTTCATTCCCGTATTCACCGAgttctatttaaaatttaattaacatGTACactgattattatttgaacTAAAATGTATTCAATCGGTTAACCACTTTTATTGCCACAGGAGGAAGTACCGGTTTGATTAGTGAACATTTCAGATTTGGAACCCCACCAAACATCCTTTCCATTGGCTTTCAGAACTCGATCGAATATTTGAGATTGAGACCTAATCTACCACATTACAGGAACTTAATTGATGACTGTAAATTAAGAATTCCGGATTCCTAACTGAAACATATAAAAGCTATTCAACGTGAGGTGGTGGATAGGTATTCCATGATCATGGCTCGCCAGTGGACTACCGCTTTCGTCGTCCTTTTTGGACTGTTGGCTCTGGCATCTTCCAGTCCATTATATGAAGAATACGAATCATTCGccaacgaagaagaagctgcattCCAAGAAGAAGTGGCCAGAGcatttgaagaagaagtggcCAGAGcattcgaagaagaagatgttcGAGTTTACGATGAATCCGAAGATGATGTAATGAGCCAATTGCAGGAAACCCGCGtaagtttgaattttaatttgctaATTAGCTTtctttgattgattcaattccatttttcaaatcaacaGCGATCTCAAGAAGGACCCCCTCGCCTCCTCAAGTCATCCAATTTCTGTTATGGTAAAAGGTCTGGCAACTACGCCGATGAGTCCAACCCTCGCGCTTTCTACATGTGCGACAAGGCCGGACAAACATTTACCATGGTAAGAAATGATTAACTGCATTCTATCATTGATATACAATTATCGTTATCCAATATTTCGATATTGAACAGAATTGCCAAGCCGGTTTGGTTTACGATCAACAATTGAACCGATGCGAATGGAACAAAAATGGAGGGGGCGGGCAATATCCGCAGccacctcctccaccaccGCCTCAAAAACAATACCAACCATAccaaccaccaccgccaccaccgccaccaccgccaccaccgccacctccgccaccaccgccaccaccgccaccaccgccaccgccaccgccaccaccgcaaCAGTACCCATCGTACCCATCGGTCGGCAGTGGTTACGGCCGCAAATAGTCTcgaatggaaaaatatttgaaaaattatttgcaaacgatttaattatatttgtgCATTAATGCAATATATAACCATTTATGAAACTGAACATGTGCATATTATTTCGCAAACCAAATAAGAACCGCAAGTCAAATTATAGATCTGAaagatcaatttcaaatttctttgatttggaAAATGGAAcaacagcgccacctgttggACAAAATTTCAACTGCATGCGAGACGGAAAGTAAACAAACATGCACAAATGTGCAAAGGCTGAAATTTTGACGACGAGATTAATGGGCTAACTATACTTTGTATAAAAtcatagaaaagaaatggcgTCAGCTTTATCAACGTCGTGCGACGCAGAATTAAATGAATTGGTCACGTGTGGCGTCTGCTTGTGCGAATTCGACACAGACAatagaaaaccaaaatttcttcCATGCTCACACACAATCTGCCTGTCGTGTTTAAAGGTGAGATGAAGCTAAGATTGTAGTAGAATTGCATAAAAATGCTGACACTTTTTATCAACAGGAAATCAACAGGAATTACATGGTTGCATGTCCCTTCTGTCGGAACATATCTACCCAAATACATGTTGCCAATCTTGCCAACAATTCTTATGCTCTCCAAATGCTTAAactaaaagagaagaagcaagaaaacacaataaaatcTTCCCCGTTGAAGTAACATTCATCAGTTACATGCACTCTAAAAACAAATGTcaatttttaatcttttagGGGACCTAGTTGGTGCTTCACATGTGGAACGGTGACGAAAGATACCTGCACAACACCTGATCACTCCCTGGTCAATTTGACAGCTGACACAATCA is a genomic window of Daphnia pulicaria isolate SC F1-1A chromosome 2, SC_F0-13Bv2, whole genome shotgun sequence containing:
- the LOC124326312 gene encoding annexin B9-like isoform X2; protein product: MAANNFYQIAANTTPIWQHQNYPQQPMAPQKAERYVPTVLPAALFDARADADALHKAMKGMGTDEKALINILCHRSNDQRVSITQAYKSGYGKDLESKLRSELSRNFERVMVALCLSTANFLAREMREAMAGLGTNENTLIEILCSRTNQEMREINKSYLLTYGRPMEKDIVGDTSGTFKMICVSLAQGNRDENEMEIDEDKAKSDILRLYDAGEGRLGTDESTFNSIICTRSWAHLRHVMTLYLANYGHSLEKAIASEFSGNAEKVLLGILQCAQNRQGYIAQRLYDSMKGLGTNDRSLIRNIVSHCDVDMGNIKQEYQNKFCRSLQADVADDTSVHIIQSKI
- the LOC124326312 gene encoding annexin B9-like isoform X1, producing the protein MAANNFYQIAANTTPIWQHQNYPQQPMAPQKAERYVPTVLPAALFDARADADALHKAMKGMGTDEKALINILCHRSNDQRVSITQAYKSGYGKDLESKLRSELSRNFERVMVALCLSTANFLAREMREAMAGLGTNENTLIEILCSRTNQEMREINKSYLLTYGRPMEKDIVGDTSGTFKMICVSLAQGNRDENEMEIDEDKAKSDILRLYDAGEGRLGTDESTFNSIICTRSWAHLRHVMTLYLANYGHSLEKAIASEFSGNAEKVLLGILQCAQNRQGYIAQRLYDSMKGLGTNDRSLIRNIVSHCDVDMGNIKQEYQNKFCRSLQADVADDTSGDYKNALLALIGCKH
- the LOC124326652 gene encoding uncharacterized protein LOC124326652: MNMTRRLTIVLVVLFGLLALASSGPSPVDDTNSVAIEEELARAFQVARSNDVTDVAGYRQSRNQEQETSEQTEEEPPRKKNKKSKRRKWRKRFKNLFSKGAKWYLKINDRTRQTK
- the LOC124326520 gene encoding neural Wiskott-Aldrich syndrome protein-like, which encodes MIMARQWTTAFVVLFGLLALASSSPLYEEYESFANEEEAAFQEEVARAFEEEVARAFEEEDVRVYDESEDDVMSQLQETRRSQEGPPRLLKSSNFCYGKRSGNYADESNPRAFYMCDKAGQTFTMNCQAGLVYDQQLNRCEWNKNGGGGQYPQPPPPPPPQKQYQPYQPPPPPPPPPPPPPPPPPPPPPPPPPPPPPPPQQYPSYPSVGSGYGRK